The following DNA comes from Mucisphaera calidilacus.
AGGGGGTTGTCGTTGATCGCCTGACAGGTTACGACGAGGCGTGGGATGGTGTGTTAGGGGCGGGTGAATCCTCGTCTTCTTCGGTGGGGTAGGTGGCGATGTCTTCTTCGGGCGTGGTGTCTTTGTAGCGTTGGATGCACTCGAGGATTTCCTCGCGGGCTTTGTCTTCGCCTTCCCATCCGAGGGTTTTGACCTCGCCGCCTTCGAGCTGTTTGTAGGTGGCGAAGAAGTGCTCGACCTCGCGGAGGTAGTGGGGCGGGACGCGCCAGAGCCCGTTGTACTCGGCGAAGATGGGGTCGGTGTCGGGCACGGCGAGGACTTTGTAGTCGTTGTCGCCCTTGTCGGTCATGCGGAAGAGCCCGAGGGGTCGGGCCTCGATGAGGCAGCCGGCGAAGGTGGGTTCGTTGACCATGACGAGTATGTCGAGGGGGTCGCCGTCCTCGGCGAGTGTCTGCGGGATGATGCCGTAGTCGCCGGGGTAGTGTGCGGAGGAGTAGAGGTATCGATCGAGTTTGATGATGCCGGTTTTTTTGTCGATTTCGAACTTGGACCTTCGGCCCTTGGGGATTTCGACGATGGCGTTGATCTTGTCGGGTGGGCTTGCGCCGGGCGATACCTGCATGTACCGGTTGGGTAGCGGCTGCATGAGTGTCTCCTAGTTGTCTGTCTTCCCGCTGTTGAGAGGGGCATCATGCCACAACCGGCCGTGGAAGGCACGTCGCCGGCTTGCCCCGCGTGCGTTTCATCGACCGCGGGGGTGTTGCGTGGTGTCAGGCGACTTCCTTCTCGGTCTCGGCGTCGGTGGTTTCTTCGTCGCCCTGGAGCATGGCGGCGAGTCGGTCGCGGAAGCGCGATCCGCCGAGTGAGGGTGCGTTGGCGGTGGGGACGAGGGCGGGTTTGGGGGTCTGGGTAACGCGGTCGGGTGCCGGTGCGGGTCGTTCGGCGGCGGGTTCGAGGACGAGTTCGTCGGTTTCGGTGGCGGCGGCTTCGTGTTCGATGCGTTCGCGTCGGTCGGCGTCGCGGACGGCGTCGTCGGCGATGGTTCCGTCGGCGGCGACTTCCTCGAAGGTGACGGCGACGCGTTTGGAGACGCCTCGCTCCTGCATGGTGATGCCGTAGAGCGTGTTGCAGGCGCGCATGGTTCGTTTGTGGTGGGTGATGACGATGAAGTGGGATCGGTCGAGGAAGGTCTGGACGACGTTGGTGAACCGTTCGACGTTGGCTTCGTCGAGAGCGGCGTCGACTTCGTCGAGGATGGCGTAGGGTGAGGGTCGTGTCTTGAAGATGGCCATGAGGAGCGCTACGGCGGTCATGGTTTTTTCGCCGCCCGAGAGCTGGCTGAGGGCGCGGGGTTCTTTCCCGGGCGGCTTGGCCATGATCTCGATGCCTGACTCGAGGACGTCGATGTTGCCGTCTTCGTCGGGGACGAGGAAGAGGTCGGCTTTCCCGCCGCCGAAGAGCTTGCGGAACATGCCGTCCTGGCCGGCGAAGTGGTCGCGGACGCGGTCGAAGGTTTTCTCGAAGCGGACGCGTGAGTCGGTGTTGATGCGTTCGATGAGGGCTTCGAGTTGTTCGCGTGCGGTCTCGATGTCGCTGACCTGGTCGGCGAGTTCGTCGTGTCGTCCTTCGAGTTGTTCGAGTTCGTGGATGGCCTCGAGGTTGACGTTGCCGAGGCGCATGATCTTTTCTTTGATCTCGTGGATGCGTTGCTCGGCGGCGGGTCGGTTGATGGCGAAGGGGTCGGGTTGCGGGTCGGATTCGGCGTTTTCGTCGGCGAGTGGGTCGGCGGCGTTGGCTTCCTCGGCCCAGGGTGATTCGCCTTGCATGACGGCGCGGACGGCGTCGGCGTGGGCGTGTTCGACGTCGGTGTCGAGTTGTTCGCGGCCTCGGGTGACGAGGGCTTCGAGCTTGACCTCGGCTTCGCGTTGGGCGACTTCCTCGGCGTGTAGTTTCTTGTCGGCGGCTTCGACCTCGTCGCGGACGCCTCGGATGGACTGCTTGACCTGGGTGACGTTCTGTTCGGCCCGGGTGGCGGCGGCCTGTGCCGCGGCGACCTGCTCGGCCATGTCCTGAGCGTTCTGCTGCTGCTGCTGGGCGTCCTTGCGTGACTGCTCGGCCTGGGTTCGGGCCTCGGCGAGACGTGATTCGTGTCCCTTGAGTCGTTCGGCGGCGAGTGCGTGTTCGCGTTGGTGTTCGGCGGCGGCCTGCTCGGCCTGTCGGAGCGCGGACTCGGTGGAGCGGACCTGTTCGCGGAGTCGTTCGGCGTCGACGTGGAGGGCGCGGGCCTGAGCCTGTGCGTCTTCGACGGATTTCTCGAGTCCGGGGAGTGCGGTGGAGGCGTTCTGGAGCTGGGTTTCGGCTTCGGTGACGCGCTGGCGGAGGGTGTCGCGTTCGGTGCGTGCGGTGTCGATCTCGTTGTTGGCGGCGGCGACCTGGTTTTCGAGACCCTCGCGTTCGGCGGCGAGTCGGGGTCGTTCGTTGTCGAGTTCGGCTTGTCGTCGCGTGGCGGTTTCGATCTCGCCGGTGAGTTTGACGACGCTCCGTTCGAGGCCGTGGAGTCGTTCGCGTGCCTGGCCCGAGGCGCGGGAGAGCTGGTCGGCCTGCTCGGAGGCGTCTTTGAGGGAGGCGGCGTCGGTGTCGATCTCGCGGCTGAGTGCCTGTGTCTGCTGGACGAGTTCGGCGAGTTCGGTCTTGCGTTCGAGGAGGCCGAGTCCGGCTTCCTGGCCGGCGGGTCCGAGTCGGAGAGAGCCGTCGGCTTCGAGGAGTCGCCCGTCGGGTGTGACGATGCGGACGTGATCGCCTGCGACGAGTCGGATCATCTCGCCGCGTTCGAGGTCCTCGACGAGGATGGTGTTGCCGAGGAGTCGTCGGACGAGGGGTTTGATGGCTTCGGGGGCGTCGACGAGATCGGCGAGGCAGAGGCCGGGCACGTCGGTCGTGAAGCCTTCGGCTTTGACGTCGGCGGCGACGAGTGCGACGGAGCCGTCGAGTTGTGCGATCCATGCCCAGTCGGGGTGGCTGGTGGTGGTGGCGGGTTTCTGGTTGAGGACGATGGCCTGACCGAGTTCGCCGAGCGCTGCGTCGACGGCTTTGGCGAATCGCCGGTCGGTGGAGATCATCTCGGCGAGGACGCCCAGGACGGAGGCGTCGAGGACGTTGTGGTTGTTGTCGCGTCGTTCGAGGACGGCCTGGACGGCCTGGCTGATGCCTTCCTTGCGGTCGCGCATCTCTTCGAGGAGCGTCTGTCGCGAGGCGAGGGAGGATCGTTTTTCGCGTTTGTCGGCGAGCGTGGCGGAGAGTTCGCGGATGTCGCGGCTGAATCGTTCGCTGTCGTTTTCGAGGCTGGCGAGTTGGTTGCGGACGTCGGCGGCCTGGGATTCGACGGCGTCGAGGTCGTGCCGTCGGGTGTTGAGTTGTTCGGTGACTTCCGTGTGCCGCTGGGTCTGGGCCTGCTCGCGGGCGGTGATTTTCTCGATGGACTGGTTGAGGTTGTTGATGAATCGTTCGTGGGAGGCGATCTCGTTTTCGCGTCGCGAGACGCCTCGGAGCAGCTCGTGGACCTCGGCCTTGGCGTGGTCGAGTTGGGCGCGGTGTGCCTGGAGTTTCTCGGCGGCCTGCCGGCGTTGGTTGTCGGCGTCTTCTGCTCGGGCGTCGAGTCCCTGGAGCTGGTCGCGTTGGGCGGTGAGCTGGCTGGTGTGGGTTTCGATGTGCTGCGCGGTTTCGCGTTGTCGTTGTTCGAAGCCTTCGAGTCGCTGTCGTTCCTCGTCGATGCGTGCGAGGAGTCCCTGGGCGGACTTCTCGGCGAACTCGGCGCGTTCGCGTGCCTGGCGAGCCGCGGACTCGGCGTTCATGCGATCGCGTTCGCGTTGTTCGGCGTTGCGTCGTGTTTCGGTGGCGTCGATTTCGGCGTCGGAGACGGCTTGTTCGGCCTGGGCGAGTCGTCCGGAGAGGGCGCGTCGTGCGGCCTCGGCGTCGGCGACGCGTTGGGTGACGTCTTCGAGTTCTGCGCGGAGGTGGTGGAAGGCGCAGAGGATTTCGCGTCGCTGGAGCGCGTCGAGTTCGGTCTTGAGGGTCTGGAAGGAGCGTGCTCGTGCGGCCTGGAGCTTGACGCTCCGGAGTCGTCGCTCGGTTTCCTCGAGGCGTGTTCGGCAGAGGGCGAGGTTCTGCTGGGCGCGTTCGAGTCGTCGGGAGGCTTCCTTGCGTCGAGCCTTGAAGCGAGAGACGCCTGCGGCTTCTTCGAAGATGAGTCGTCGTTCGGAGGCGTTGGCGTCGAGCATGCGTGCGACTTTGCCCTGCTCGATGACGGAGTAGGCGTCGGTGCCGACGCCTGTGTCCATGAAGAGTTCGCGGACGTCGCGGAGCCGGACGCGTTTCTGGTTGATGAGGTATTCGCTGGTGCCGTCGCGGTAGAGCTGTCGGGTGACGTCGACGGTTTCGGTGTCGATGCCCAGCCATCGTCGCGGGGCGTCGGGTGAGGCGGCGGTGGTTTGGGGCTGGTCCCGGGTTTCGGTATCGAGGTCGTCGGTTTCGGCCTCGGTGTCTTCGACGTCGGCGGGTTCGTCGTCCTCGATGCGGTCGAGGTCGGCGAGGATGTCGTCTTCGGCGGGGGTATCGCGGACGGGGTTTTCGAAGGAGAGGGTGACGCTGGCCATGCCGGAGGGCTTGCGGCCGGCGGCGCCGTTGAAGATGACGTCGAGCATGGCCCCGCCACGGAGTGATTTGGCAGATTGTTCGCCCAGGACCCACTTGATGGCGTCGACGATATTGGACTTGCCGCAGCCGTTGGGCCCGACGATGCCGACGATGGGTTGGTCGAAGCGGATTTCGGTCTTATCCGCGAAAGATTTGAATCCGGCCAGGGTGACCTTTTGCAGCCTCATCGACAGACCTCCATGTCTACGCGGGGCGTTCGGATCGCGTGGTTGCGTTCCGGGCTGGTTGTTGACGCCGGCTCCGCCGACATTTGTTCATCATCGTCGCAGTCCCTACTGGTTGTCCAATCCGGTGGTGGCGGCGGCGGGGAGTGTGGCGTTTTGCGAGGTGTTGTCAGAGGCGTCGGCGGAGGTGACGGGTCGTGGTGCGGGGATGGCGTCGCGGGTCTGCTGCTCGATGAGTTCGCTGAGGGTGCTTCTGCGTAAGCGGAAGTCGGCGCTGAGGTTAGACGCACTCACGAGTTCATAGATGGCGTCGACGGTCTGGCCGTAGGAGAGGTTTAGTCCCTGCTGGGGTCGGTCTCGGGTGGGGTTGTGTGCGAGGAAGTGGGTGAGTTCGGTGAGGTTGGGGTAGAGCTGTTGGGTGATGCTGTCGCCGAGGTTGGGCTGGTAGAAGACGGACATGGGTTTGCCGTCGCCGGTTCGGAGCATGAGCCGTCCGTCCCATGCCTGGGCGAATTTGCCGGGCTGGACGTCGATGGGCCCGCCGAAGTAGACAATGCGTGGGAAGCGGTCGAAGGTGACGTAGATGAGGGGTTCGGGTGCGGGGACCTCGTCGATGACGAGTTTGATCTTGTCGCGGTCTGAGTAGACGGGGATACGTTCGATGGCGGGGTCGCCTGCGAGGACCATGGCCTCGTAGGCGGCGAGCCGGACGCGTGTGTCGGGGTCGCGGATGAGTCGGTTGAGTCCGATGGAGGCCTGGAGGTTGTCGGGGAGTTGTGCGAGGGAGGCGGCGATCTGGATGCGTGTTTCGACGCTGGCGTCGTCGATCTCGTCGATGAGGAATCGAGCGGCCTGTCCGTCGTTGAGACCGGCGCCGGCGTCGAGTGCGGCGAGTCGGACTTTTTGGTTGTCGTGGGTGTAGATCTCACGGAGTACGGGGAGGACGCCTCGGCCCATGGCGCGCCAGGCGGAGATGACGACGCGTTGGTCGGTGGGGAAGCGGTTGAGTCGGTCGGCGAGTTCGAGGGTTTTGGCGCGGTCGAAGCCGGGTGCGCGTTGGGTGAAGAGGACCATGACGTGGTCGAGGAAGATAGAGGCCTGTCCGCGCCAGTAGGAGGGGACGCGTATGCGGATCATCGCGTCGGTCATGGGCCGTGCGGTTTCGAAGCGGTCGTTGGGTGTCTTGGGGAATCGCTCGTTGATGCGGTCGGCGATGAGTCGGCTGCGTTGCCAGCTGGGCTGGTTGAGGACGAGTTCGAGGATTCGGTCTTCGGTGGCTTTGCCGCCTGCGACGACGAGTGCCTGTCGCCGGGGGTCGACCTCGGCGTCGGGCGTGTCGCTGATGACGGGGTCGATGAAGATGTCGCCTCCGACCTCGCCAACGGGTCGTTTGTAGGCGAGCGAGGGGTCGGGCGGACCGGGGATGACCTGTGTGGACCAGATGTTGCCGCCTTCGAGGCTGAGGGTCTGTCGGTCGATGGCGGTAACGAGGACGTCGAATCGGTCGCCTTTGGAGGCGCCGGCGGGGATGAGTCCCTCGACGGCGACGACGGCGGTGTTGGTGTCGAAGAGGACGCGTTCGGGCTGGGGGACCTTGCGCTTGCGCATCTCGTTGAGGAGGAAGCCTCGGAGGAAGGTGGGGACTTCGGAGGATCCGGTGCCGTTGAGGTTGACACAGAGGGTGTAGCCTGAGACGAGGAGGGGTTCGCCTTCGCGGAGGGTTGCCATGCTGCCGACGGATCCGCGCAGCCAGAGCGGGCCGCGATAGGTTTCGGAGGAGACGGTGGGTGCGGCTCTGCGGTTTTTGCTGCCGCATCCGGCGAGGAGCGTGCCGGCGATGGCGGCGAGGAGGGTGCAGGCGACGACGACCCGCAAGGCGGGTGCGAACGGCATTCGCGGAACAGCTTTAAACGTCATGAGACGTATTGTCGCGAGGGATGGCGGGGGGTCAAGGGTTGCGGGTGGGCGTGTTGGTCTACACTCTGTCTTATGGATGCGGATCTTGAGACGATTCTGATCGATGAGCAGCAGATTTCGCGTCGTCTGGATGACTTGGCGGCGCGGATGGTGGCGGAGGTGCCGCGTGAGGGCGGGGTGCCTGCGGAGATCGTGCTGATCCCGATCATGACGGGTGCGTTGGTGTTCACGGCGGACCTGATCCGTCGGATTCCGACGATGCTTTGTTTGCACACGGTGGCGATCAGCTCGTACGGGCGGGCCACCCAGCCGGGGGAGGCGAGTTTCAATCGCGAGTTAACTTCTTTGCCTGACGATCTTTCCGGCCGCCACGTGATCCTGGTGGATGACATTCTGGACAGTGGCCAGACACTGAAGATGGCTCAGGCGCATGTGTTGGAGCGTGGTCCGGCGTCGATGAAGACGTGCGTTCTGCTGCGGAAGCCGACGAACGCGGCGAGGGCGGTTCCGGTGGAGTACGTGGGTTTTGACATTCCGGACCGTTTTGTGGTGGGTTACGGGCTGGATTTAGCGGGTTATTACCGCAATCTGCCGATGATCGCGGTCCCGCGGGCGTCGGTGATCGAGCGTCTGGTTGAGCCGTCGGCGACGTCCTGACAGGAAAGGTGATTTCGAGCGAGCGGATGCGTCTCTTAGCCCCACCGAGTCAGCGTCAGTCTGCGGAGTCCGCGAGCGGTCCGGAGGCGGCGGCTGACTCGCCGCCTTTGGTGTCGATGGTTCCGCCTGAGCTGCTGGAGAGCGGGGAGATCATTATTTTTCTGATCAAGCCGAGCCTGTGGTTCATTGTGCTGACCCAGGTGCGGAACATGGTGGGTGTGGGTGTGGTGACGGGTCTGGCGTACGTGTGGGATCTGGGGCTTGGGTCGCTGGTTCGGCCGCGTGACATCGTGCTGGTGGGCCTGATGGCGATGGGTCTGGTGCTGTTGTGGGGTTTTTGTGAGTGGTTGTCGCGGACGTACATCCTGACGGATCGGAGGGTGATCACGCTGACGGGCGTGCTGCGGGTTCAGGTGTTCGAGGCGGCGTTGGAGCGGGTCCAGCACACGCGTCTGGTGGTTTCGCTTCGCGAGCGGGTTTTGAATCTGGGGACGGTCTCGATCTCGACGGCGGGCACGGCGGGCGAGGAGACGGTGTGGCAGATGCTGTCGAACCCGCTGGAGGTTCATCAGCAGTTGCTGGCGGCGTTGCGTCGGTATCGCAGGGGCTGATTGGCAATTTTATGTTAATTGATTATAGTCGGAGCCATGGATGAGACGTGTGTGCCCGAGGATGTTTCGCGTGGCGAGGTTGAGGCTCAGCTGTCGCTGCAGCTGACGCGTGGTCTTGGGGTGCGACGGATCGGTCAGTTGCTGGAGCGGTTCGGGACGGCGGAGGGGGTGGTTGAGGCCTCGGAGGCGGGGTTTCGGGGGTTGCACGGGGTGACGGCGTCGGGGGCGGCGCGGCTGAGCGAGGCGTTGGGACGTGTGCGTTCGGAGGGGCTGGCCGTTCAGGAGTTGGAGCGGTGTGCGGAAGCGGGTGTACGGCTGGTGGTTCGCGGGGGCGCAGGTTATCCGGTGCTGCTGCGTGATCTGCCGGACGCTCCGCCTGTGCTTTGGGTGAGGGGTCGTGTGGATGGAGAGGACCGGCTGACGCTGGCGGTGGTGGGTTCGCGTCGGTGTTCGGGTTACGGTCGTCGTCAGGCGGAGGTGTTCGCGGGCCGGTGTGCCTCGCTTGGGTTCACGATTGTGTCGGGGGGTGCGATCGGGGTTGATGGTGTGGCGCACCGTTCGGCGGTGCGTTCGGGGGGGACGACGGTGGCGGTGATCGGTTCGGGGCTGGGTCGGCCTTACCCGGAGCGTCACGAGGATCTGTTTCACAACATGGTGGATTCGGGTCGTGGCGGGCTGATGAGTGAATTGCCGATGTTGACGCCGCCATCGGCGGAGAATTTCCCGCGTCGGAACCGGATCATTTCGGGGATGTCGCTGGGGACGCTGGTGATCGAGGCGGGCGAGCGTAGCGGGGCGTTGATCACGGCGCGGATCTGTGTGGAGGAGCACGGACGTGAGTTGATGGCGGTTCCGGGCCCGGTGGACTCGGGGGATTCGGCGGGTTGTCACCGTGTGATTCGTGAGCAGTGGGCGACGCTGGTGACGCAGCCGGAGGAGGTTCTGGAGCAGATCGCGGAGACGCGGGCGAGCCTGCTGGTGCGTGAGGAGCCGGTGGCGAAGAAGCGGCGGGTGGTGCGGAAGGCGAAGGAGGAGCCGGCGGTGGCGAAGCCTGTGGTGGACCCGCTGGCGACGCTTGAGGGTGTGCCGCGTGCGGTGGCTGAGGTGCTGCGAGAGCCGTTGACGCTTGACCAGGTGGTGGAGCGTGTGGGGCGGTCGATGGCGGAGGTTCAGTCGGTGCTGACGCGGCTGGAGATCAAGGGTCTGGTGGTTCGGTGCGAGGGGCGATTGCGGCTGAGGCATTGAGGGGAAGGGGCGGGGGCGAGGGGTTTGAGCGTGTTCGGGGCAGCGGAGCGTGGTTTTGTTTTCTAGAGTGTTGTGTTCTTCGAGGTTTTTCGGCGTGATGAGGTGTGAACCGTGCGTGTGATGCTGCCTGTGTATGACCTGTCGTGTGATGAGGGCCGGGGTGCGTTCGAGGGGCGGCTGGACCGGCTGCGGAACACGGCGTCGTCGTCGACGGACGCGGGTCGTGTGGTGGCGGAGATCTTGGCGGAGGTTCGCGAGCGTGGTGACGCGGCGGTGGTGGATTACATGCGGAAGTGGACGGACCCTGAGTTCACGGCGGATCGGCTGGTGGTCTCGGGTGCGGAGCTGGATGCGTCTTTGGATGCGGTGGATCCGGCGTTGGTGGCGGCGTTGGAGCAGTCGATCGAGAACGTGCGGGCGTATCAGGAGCACGTGCTGCCTCGTGACCCGGAGCCGGTGCGTGTGGGGAGCGCGGAGTTGGGGATGCGTTGGTCGCCTGTGGACAGTGTGGGTCTGTGTGTGCCCGGGGGGACGGCGGTGCTGTTTTCGACGGTGATCATGCTGGCGGTTCCGGCGCTGGTGGCGGGTGTCCCGGCGGAATCGATCGCGGTGATGAACCCCCCTGCCACGCGTCGCGCGGACGAGCCTGCGTCGGACCTGGCGCCGGCGGTGCTGGCGACGTGCAAGCTGCTGGGTCTGAGCCGGGTGTACCGACTCGGCGGTGCGCAGGGCGTGGCGGCGCTGGCGATGGGAACGGAGCGGATTGAAGCGGTGGACCTGATCGCGGGGCCCGGGAATGTGTTCGTGCAGCTGGCGAAGGCGCA
Coding sequences within:
- a CDS encoding inorganic diphosphatase; amino-acid sequence: MQPLPNRYMQVSPGASPPDKINAIVEIPKGRRSKFEIDKKTGIIKLDRYLYSSAHYPGDYGIIPQTLAEDGDPLDILVMVNEPTFAGCLIEARPLGLFRMTDKGDNDYKVLAVPDTDPIFAEYNGLWRVPPHYLREVEHFFATYKQLEGGEVKTLGWEGEDKAREEILECIQRYKDTTPEEDIATYPTEEDEDSPAPNTPSHASS
- the smc gene encoding chromosome segregation protein SMC; this translates as MRLQKVTLAGFKSFADKTEIRFDQPIVGIVGPNGCGKSNIVDAIKWVLGEQSAKSLRGGAMLDVIFNGAAGRKPSGMASVTLSFENPVRDTPAEDDILADLDRIEDDEPADVEDTEAETDDLDTETRDQPQTTAASPDAPRRWLGIDTETVDVTRQLYRDGTSEYLINQKRVRLRDVRELFMDTGVGTDAYSVIEQGKVARMLDANASERRLIFEEAAGVSRFKARRKEASRRLERAQQNLALCRTRLEETERRLRSVKLQAARARSFQTLKTELDALQRREILCAFHHLRAELEDVTQRVADAEAARRALSGRLAQAEQAVSDAEIDATETRRNAEQRERDRMNAESAARQARERAEFAEKSAQGLLARIDEERQRLEGFEQRQRETAQHIETHTSQLTAQRDQLQGLDARAEDADNQRRQAAEKLQAHRAQLDHAKAEVHELLRGVSRRENEIASHERFINNLNQSIEKITAREQAQTQRHTEVTEQLNTRRHDLDAVESQAADVRNQLASLENDSERFSRDIRELSATLADKREKRSSLASRQTLLEEMRDRKEGISQAVQAVLERRDNNHNVLDASVLGVLAEMISTDRRFAKAVDAALGELGQAIVLNQKPATTTSHPDWAWIAQLDGSVALVAADVKAEGFTTDVPGLCLADLVDAPEAIKPLVRRLLGNTILVEDLERGEMIRLVAGDHVRIVTPDGRLLEADGSLRLGPAGQEAGLGLLERKTELAELVQQTQALSREIDTDAASLKDASEQADQLSRASGQARERLHGLERSVVKLTGEIETATRRQAELDNERPRLAAEREGLENQVAAANNEIDTARTERDTLRQRVTEAETQLQNASTALPGLEKSVEDAQAQARALHVDAERLREQVRSTESALRQAEQAAAEHQREHALAAERLKGHESRLAEARTQAEQSRKDAQQQQQNAQDMAEQVAAAQAAATRAEQNVTQVKQSIRGVRDEVEAADKKLHAEEVAQREAEVKLEALVTRGREQLDTDVEHAHADAVRAVMQGESPWAEEANAADPLADENAESDPQPDPFAINRPAAEQRIHEIKEKIMRLGNVNLEAIHELEQLEGRHDELADQVSDIETAREQLEALIERINTDSRVRFEKTFDRVRDHFAGQDGMFRKLFGGGKADLFLVPDEDGNIDVLESGIEIMAKPPGKEPRALSQLSGGEKTMTAVALLMAIFKTRPSPYAILDEVDAALDEANVERFTNVVQTFLDRSHFIVITHHKRTMRACNTLYGITMQERGVSKRVAVTFEEVAADGTIADDAVRDADRRERIEHEAAATETDELVLEPAAERPAPAPDRVTQTPKPALVPTANAPSLGGSRFRDRLAAMLQGDEETTDAETEKEVA
- a CDS encoding flagellar basal body P-ring protein FlgI — encoded protein: MTFKAVPRMPFAPALRVVVACTLLAAIAGTLLAGCGSKNRRAAPTVSSETYRGPLWLRGSVGSMATLREGEPLLVSGYTLCVNLNGTGSSEVPTFLRGFLLNEMRKRKVPQPERVLFDTNTAVVAVEGLIPAGASKGDRFDVLVTAIDRQTLSLEGGNIWSTQVIPGPPDPSLAYKRPVGEVGGDIFIDPVISDTPDAEVDPRRQALVVAGGKATEDRILELVLNQPSWQRSRLIADRINERFPKTPNDRFETARPMTDAMIRIRVPSYWRGQASIFLDHVMVLFTQRAPGFDRAKTLELADRLNRFPTDQRVVISAWRAMGRGVLPVLREIYTHDNQKVRLAALDAGAGLNDGQAARFLIDEIDDASVETRIQIAASLAQLPDNLQASIGLNRLIRDPDTRVRLAAYEAMVLAGDPAIERIPVYSDRDKIKLVIDEVPAPEPLIYVTFDRFPRIVYFGGPIDVQPGKFAQAWDGRLMLRTGDGKPMSVFYQPNLGDSITQQLYPNLTELTHFLAHNPTRDRPQQGLNLSYGQTVDAIYELVSASNLSADFRLRRSTLSELIEQQTRDAIPAPRPVTSADASDNTSQNATLPAAATTGLDNQ
- a CDS encoding phosphoribosyltransferase; this translates as MDADLETILIDEQQISRRLDDLAARMVAEVPREGGVPAEIVLIPIMTGALVFTADLIRRIPTMLCLHTVAISSYGRATQPGEASFNRELTSLPDDLSGRHVILVDDILDSGQTLKMAQAHVLERGPASMKTCVLLRKPTNAARAVPVEYVGFDIPDRFVVGYGLDLAGYYRNLPMIAVPRASVIERLVEPSATS
- a CDS encoding PH domain-containing protein, with protein sequence MRLLAPPSQRQSAESASGPEAAADSPPLVSMVPPELLESGEIIIFLIKPSLWFIVLTQVRNMVGVGVVTGLAYVWDLGLGSLVRPRDIVLVGLMAMGLVLLWGFCEWLSRTYILTDRRVITLTGVLRVQVFEAALERVQHTRLVVSLRERVLNLGTVSISTAGTAGEETVWQMLSNPLEVHQQLLAALRRYRRG
- the dprA gene encoding DNA-processing protein DprA, encoding MDETCVPEDVSRGEVEAQLSLQLTRGLGVRRIGQLLERFGTAEGVVEASEAGFRGLHGVTASGAARLSEALGRVRSEGLAVQELERCAEAGVRLVVRGGAGYPVLLRDLPDAPPVLWVRGRVDGEDRLTLAVVGSRRCSGYGRRQAEVFAGRCASLGFTIVSGGAIGVDGVAHRSAVRSGGTTVAVIGSGLGRPYPERHEDLFHNMVDSGRGGLMSELPMLTPPSAENFPRRNRIISGMSLGTLVIEAGERSGALITARICVEEHGRELMAVPGPVDSGDSAGCHRVIREQWATLVTQPEEVLEQIAETRASLLVREEPVAKKRRVVRKAKEEPAVAKPVVDPLATLEGVPRAVAEVLREPLTLDQVVERVGRSMAEVQSVLTRLEIKGLVVRCEGRLRLRH
- the hisD gene encoding histidinol dehydrogenase, which codes for MLPVYDLSCDEGRGAFEGRLDRLRNTASSSTDAGRVVAEILAEVRERGDAAVVDYMRKWTDPEFTADRLVVSGAELDASLDAVDPALVAALEQSIENVRAYQEHVLPRDPEPVRVGSAELGMRWSPVDSVGLCVPGGTAVLFSTVIMLAVPALVAGVPAESIAVMNPPATRRADEPASDLAPAVLATCKLLGLSRVYRLGGAQGVAALAMGTERIEAVDLIAGPGNVFVQLAKAQVAGITGTDNGFYGPSEIVTVADETADAERVASDLIAQAEHDPGKCFLVSWSGEVIERIVRAVGEQLGTRKRREAIERSLAEESCAVLVADADEAIAVTNRLATEHLNLAVADPEGMLGRIRHAGEVFLGDTPVAAGDYYAGPSHCLPTGTTARFTSGVSAYTFLKRTGTVRYPEGVDARTAGHIALMAEAEGLDGHAQSARVRAE